The Nocardia sp. NBC_01503 sequence CATGTGACCGAGGACGTGATCGTGCTCCATCACGGCGCGATCGTCGAATCCGGTTCGACCGCAAAGGTTCTCGCCGAACCGTCCCACCCTTACACCCGGCTGCTGCTGGATTCGGTGCCCCGCCGTGGCTGGGATACCGCACGTATCGCCGCCGACCGAAGAGCTTTGGAGAAAGCATGACCGAGGATCTCGCCTACCTGCCCGCCACCGAGGCGCTGCGGCTCTTCCGGGCCCGGGAGCTGTCGCCGGTGGAGTTGCTGACGGCCGTTATCGCGCGCGCGGAAAAGACCGAGCCGCAAGTCAATTCACATGCCGAGCAGACCTTCGAGGAGGCGCTCGCTCAGGCGAAGGAGGCCGAGAACGCCTACCTGCCCGGTGGGTCGCCGGGCGCCTTGACCGGACTGCCTGTCGCGACCAAGGAGGAGCAGCCGATCGCGGGCCGCCGCACCTGCGAGGGTTCGCTCGCCTATGCCGACCATATCGCCGACATCACCCATCCGGCGGTGGAGCGGATCCTGGCGGCAGGCGGAATCGTGCACGCCCGCACCACGACTCCCGAATTCTGCTGTGCCAGCTTCACGCATTCGAAGCTGTGGGGCGTGACCCGCAATCCGTGGAATCTCGAGTATTCTCCCGGCGGGTCCTCGGGCGGCAGCGGCGCGGCACTGGCCTCCGGGACCGCGACGCTCGCAACGGGTTCCGATATCGGTGGCTCCATTCGGCTGCCCGCCTCGGCCACCGGGACCGTCGGCTACAAACCGCCGTACGGGCGGGTGCCCGCGCTGCCGCCGATGAACCTGGACCACTACTGCCATGACGGGCCGATGGCGCGCACCGTCGCGGACTGCGCACTGCTGCAGAACGTCATCGTCGGACCGCATCCCGGCGATGTGGTGTCGCTGCGTCCGGCCGTGTACATCCCGTCCGAGCTCGGTGATGTGAGTGGGATGCGCATCGCGGTCGCCGTGAATCTCGGTGACTGGGTGATAGATCCGGAGATCACCGCCAATACGCTCGCCGTCGCCGAGGCGTTGCGGGCGGCCGGAGCGGTGGTCGAGGAGGTCGAGGTCGGACTGAAACGCGCCGAGGTCTGGCGGGCCGCCCTGATCCACTTCGGCGGTATCTTCGGCCCTGCGGTCGCGCAGATCGCAGCCGAACAGGGCGATCTGTTGACGCCTTACGCCCATGCCTTCGCTCGCGAAACCGCCATCGAGCCCGGAGATTTCCTGGACGGTCTGGAGCTCGAAGGCCGCATCTACGCGCCGATCGGCGCCCTGCTGGAGCGTTACGACGCGCTGATCTGTCCGACCACGGCCACCCCCGCGCTGACTGCCGGTGAGGACTATATCGATACCCGGCTGGTGATCAATGGCGTCGAACTCGACCACTACATGGAGTACGCGCTCACGCCCGTCTTCAATATCGCCAGCCGCTGCCCGGTGCTGAGCGTCCCGTCGGGTCGCGCCTCGAATGGCGTGCCGACCGGGGTGCAGGTGGTCGGGAGCAGCTATGACGATGCCACGGTCTTCCACGTCGGTGCGGCGATCGAACGGGTGCGCCCGTGGTCCTTCCGTCCCGAATCACTATGAGGAACAAAATGTTTGCCGATCTGATCTTTGTCAATGGTGTGATCCGCACGATGGCGGACGGTATCGCGCGGGCCGTCGCGGTGCGCGACGGCCGGATCGTCGCGGTCGGAGCCGACACCGATGTCACACCGCTCATAGGTGAGTCCACCGAGGTCGTCGATCTCGCGGGCCGGGCGCTGCTGCCCGGCTTCCAGGACTCGCACGTGCATCCGGTGCTGGCCGGGCTCACCATGATTCGCTGCGATCTGCATGACGCGCGCGATGCGGACGAGGCCCTGGAGCTGATCGCCGCCTACGCCGCCGCGCATCCGGAGCAGGAGTGGATCGGGGGTGGTGGCTGGTCCATGGACTGGTTTCCGGGCGGCACCCCGGCTCGCGGGCTCCTGGATGCGATCGTGCCCGACCGGCCGATTCATCTGATCAATCAGGATGGTCACGGGGCCTGGGTGAATACCGAGGCTCTCCAGATGTGCGGTGTCGACGCGGAAACCCGCGACCCGCAGGACGGCCGCATCGAACGCGAGGCCGACGGTTATCCCCAGGGCACCCTGCATGAGGGCGCGGCCCACCTGGTCGGCGATCATCTGCCCGAACCCACCCCGGATGACCTGCTGCGTGCCCTGCGCGCGGGTCAGGAACGGTTGCATTCGGTAGGTGTCACCGCCTGGCAGGACGCCATGGTCAGTCCCGAGGTGCAGCGGGCGTACGAATCCGCCGCTG is a genomic window containing:
- a CDS encoding amidase, producing the protein MTEDLAYLPATEALRLFRARELSPVELLTAVIARAEKTEPQVNSHAEQTFEEALAQAKEAENAYLPGGSPGALTGLPVATKEEQPIAGRRTCEGSLAYADHIADITHPAVERILAAGGIVHARTTTPEFCCASFTHSKLWGVTRNPWNLEYSPGGSSGGSGAALASGTATLATGSDIGGSIRLPASATGTVGYKPPYGRVPALPPMNLDHYCHDGPMARTVADCALLQNVIVGPHPGDVVSLRPAVYIPSELGDVSGMRIAVAVNLGDWVIDPEITANTLAVAEALRAAGAVVEEVEVGLKRAEVWRAALIHFGGIFGPAVAQIAAEQGDLLTPYAHAFARETAIEPGDFLDGLELEGRIYAPIGALLERYDALICPTTATPALTAGEDYIDTRLVINGVELDHYMEYALTPVFNIASRCPVLSVPSGRASNGVPTGVQVVGSSYDDATVFHVGAAIERVRPWSFRPESL